In a genomic window of Babylonia areolata isolate BAREFJ2019XMU chromosome 3, ASM4173473v1, whole genome shotgun sequence:
- the LOC143280465 gene encoding dynein axonemal light chain 1-like, which translates to MNKACTTKDALAKWQERTGIQLGEATEVKLCGMNPPLEKMDNGLGQLTKCEKLSLSSNCIEKIAFLTNLRNLKILSVGRNSIKSFAGLEAVGDVLEELWISYNNIERMKGVNVLKKLRVLYMSNNLVKDMGEVSRLNDLPNLKELVMVGNPIEETLSAEDKWRDVVGKALSKIAKLDGSVVLRREG; encoded by the exons ATGAACAAAGCCTGCACCACCAAGGACGCCCTGGCCAAGTGGCAGGAGAGGACGGGCATCCAGCTGGGGGAGGCCACGGAGGTCAAGCTGTGCGGCATGAACCCGCCCCTGGAGAAGATGGACAACGGCCTGGGCCAGCTGACCAAGTGTGAGAAGCTCAGCCTGTCCAGCAACTGCATCGAGAAGATCGCCTTCCTCACCAACCTCCGGAACctcaag ATCTTGTCAGTGGGTCGGAACAGCATCAAGAGCTTCGCGGGGCTGGAGGCGGTGGGTGACGTGCTGGAGGAGCTGTGGATCTCCTACAACAACATCGAGAGGATGAAGGGCGTCAACGTCCTCAAGAAACTCAGG GTGCTGTACATGTCCAACAACCTGGTGAAGGACATGGGGGAGGTGAGCCGCCTCAACGACCTGCCCaacctcaag GAGCTGGTGATGGTGGGCAACCCCATTGAGGAGACGCTGTCAGCGGAGGACAAGTGGCGTGATGTGGTGGGCAAGGCGCTGTCCAAGATCGCCAAGCTGGACGGCAGTGTTGTGCTTCGCAGGGAAGGATAg